The following are encoded in a window of Thermoanaerobacter ethanolicus JW 200 genomic DNA:
- the rplM gene encoding 50S ribosomal protein L13, which produces MKSYMAKPEDVERKWFVIDAEGKVLGRLASQIAKILMGKHRPTYTPHVDTGDFVIVLNAEKIVLTGNKLEDKYYKYYTGYPGGLKEVQYKKLMQTKPEFVIYHAVKGMLPKNRLGRRMIKRLKVYRGSEHKHQAQKPEKLDIE; this is translated from the coding sequence ATGAAATCATATATGGCTAAACCTGAAGATGTCGAAAGAAAATGGTTTGTTATAGATGCTGAGGGTAAAGTCTTAGGAAGATTAGCAAGCCAAATTGCTAAAATACTAATGGGTAAGCACAGACCAACCTACACACCTCATGTAGATACAGGAGATTTTGTGATAGTTTTAAATGCCGAAAAAATTGTGTTGACAGGCAATAAATTAGAAGATAAGTATTACAAATATTATACAGGGTATCCAGGAGGATTAAAAGAAGTTCAGTATAAAAAATTAATGCAGACAAAACCTGAGTTTGTAATATACCACGCTGTAAAAGGCATGTTGCCTAAAAACAGACTTGGTCGCAGAATGATTAAAAGATTGAAAGTATATAGGGGCTCTGAGCATAAGCATCAAGCTCAAAAGCCTGAAAAATTAGACATAGAGTGA
- the truA gene encoding tRNA pseudouridine(38-40) synthase TruA: MRNVMIVVEYDGTNYHGWQYQKNAVTVQEVLQKAIKKVTGEEVNLIGASRTDTGVHALYQVANFKTNTKIPAEKLPYALNSVLPDDIVVVQAKDVEDSFHARYSAKRKRYKYIILNRKFQMPTMRNYCWHIDYPLSIEKMKKAASYLIGTHDFSAFKASGSSKTSTIRTVYDLTIEKDEDFINIEIEANGFLYNMVRIIVGTLSYVGLGKIEVNEVYDILTSRDRTKAGITAPPQGLYLIKIMY; encoded by the coding sequence ATGAGAAACGTAATGATTGTAGTAGAATATGACGGGACCAATTATCACGGTTGGCAATACCAAAAGAATGCAGTGACAGTTCAGGAGGTATTGCAAAAAGCAATAAAAAAGGTAACAGGGGAAGAAGTTAATTTAATAGGTGCGAGTAGAACTGATACAGGTGTCCATGCTCTATATCAAGTAGCTAACTTTAAAACTAATACTAAAATACCTGCAGAAAAGCTGCCCTATGCTCTAAACAGTGTATTACCCGATGATATAGTAGTTGTCCAAGCAAAGGATGTGGAAGACTCTTTTCACGCTCGATATAGTGCAAAAAGGAAAAGATACAAATACATTATTCTTAATAGGAAATTTCAAATGCCTACAATGAGAAATTATTGTTGGCATATAGATTATCCTTTAAGTATAGAAAAAATGAAGAAAGCTGCTTCTTACCTAATTGGGACTCACGATTTTTCTGCTTTTAAAGCTTCAGGAAGTAGTAAAACAAGTACCATAAGAACAGTGTATGATTTAACTATTGAAAAAGATGAAGATTTTATTAACATTGAAATAGAAGCTAATGGTTTTTTGTATAACATGGTACGAATAATTGTAGGTACACTATCTTATGTAGGTCTTGGCAAAATAGAAGTAAATGAAGTTTATGATATTTTAACATCAAGAGACAGAACAAAAGCAGGTATCACTGCTCCGCCGCAAGGATTGTATTTAATAAAAATTATGTATTGA